In the genome of Massilibacillus massiliensis, one region contains:
- a CDS encoding MutS family DNA mismatch repair protein, giving the protein MSFRVRDELLADISKYSEMGRKQKKRADRISNVRLLIIVFGLGLTLWFWKIDQSLYSTWTLLLTFLTFGFFVKKHQTILWKLRRIECFLAINQKNLARVDGSWVQFKDDGKEFMNADHPFVNDLDIFGPKSLFQWLNITNTFYGRRILRKVLEEPETDIEKILVRQNMVQEFVNKKTFVEKLQCEGMLAKGSENDPEALLNYASSSKTLFQHKWIKTGLRFVAGITMLSIIASFFQVAIPLYVPILLILFQACITLLGFTRISSILNMLQQFKKQIKAYEKMISIIEETEFDDINLLTIKQTLILNKNSASAVMKQLDHITEAADMRYNFVSYILLNFLLLWDYHCVFALEKWKKEYGSQIEQWFYTIGDIEALSSLSVIARLNPQWNYPSFTEKEITFSGQTLGHPLIQEERRVCNDIEMNQEICIITGSNMSGKTTMLRTVGINLVLAYAGAPICGRALKCSIMDIFTSMRIQDDLGNGISTFYAELLRIKMIIDRLDERRKMIFLIDEIFRGTNSNDRITGAMQVLKNLNKSWVLGLISTHDFELCALADDPHLQITNYHFTESYVNDKILFDYKMRPGRCNTTNAKYLMKMVGIDLK; this is encoded by the coding sequence ATGAGTTTTAGGGTAAGAGATGAGTTATTGGCGGATATAAGTAAATATTCGGAAATGGGGAGAAAGCAAAAAAAGAGAGCAGATAGAATCAGTAATGTGAGGCTGTTGATCATCGTGTTTGGACTTGGGCTGACCTTATGGTTCTGGAAAATTGATCAGTCTCTTTATAGTACCTGGACGTTGCTGCTAACTTTTTTGACGTTTGGTTTCTTTGTGAAGAAACATCAAACTATATTATGGAAGTTAAGACGAATTGAGTGCTTTCTTGCTATAAATCAAAAAAACTTAGCTAGAGTGGATGGCAGCTGGGTGCAGTTTAAGGACGATGGAAAAGAATTTATGAATGCAGACCATCCTTTTGTCAACGATCTAGATATCTTTGGTCCCAAATCTTTGTTTCAGTGGTTGAATATTACGAATACGTTTTATGGAAGACGGATTTTGCGTAAAGTGCTGGAGGAACCTGAAACTGATATTGAAAAAATCCTTGTACGACAAAATATGGTGCAGGAATTCGTAAATAAGAAAACATTTGTTGAGAAATTACAATGCGAGGGAATGCTGGCAAAGGGCAGTGAAAATGATCCGGAAGCATTGCTGAACTATGCAAGCAGTTCGAAGACATTATTTCAGCATAAATGGATAAAAACAGGACTTCGGTTTGTTGCCGGCATCACGATGCTGTCGATCATAGCGAGTTTTTTTCAGGTTGCGATTCCTCTTTATGTACCGATACTGCTCATATTGTTCCAAGCATGTATTACATTGCTCGGGTTTACTAGAATTTCTTCTATATTAAATATGTTGCAGCAATTTAAAAAGCAAATTAAAGCCTATGAAAAAATGATAAGTATAATTGAAGAGACAGAATTTGACGATATAAATTTGCTTACGATAAAACAGACGTTGATCTTGAATAAAAATTCTGCTTCAGCAGTTATGAAACAATTGGATCATATTACGGAAGCGGCTGATATGCGTTATAATTTTGTCAGTTATATTCTTTTAAATTTTTTACTCCTTTGGGATTATCATTGTGTTTTCGCTTTAGAAAAATGGAAGAAGGAATATGGAAGTCAAATCGAGCAGTGGTTTTATACAATTGGCGATATAGAGGCACTTTCAAGTTTATCCGTGATTGCTCGGTTGAATCCGCAGTGGAACTATCCATCATTTACAGAGAAAGAAATCACTTTTTCCGGACAAACCTTGGGACATCCTTTAATTCAGGAAGAACGACGGGTTTGCAATGATATTGAGATGAATCAAGAAATATGTATCATTACCGGTTCAAATATGTCAGGAAAAACCACAATGTTACGAACCGTTGGAATCAATCTTGTGCTGGCTTATGCTGGTGCGCCAATTTGCGGAAGGGCGTTAAAATGTTCAATTATGGATATTTTTACTTCCATGCGAATTCAGGATGATTTAGGCAACGGAATATCGACGTTCTATGCAGAATTGTTGAGGATAAAAATGATCATAGATCGTTTAGATGAGCGGCGTAAAATGATTTTTTTAATCGATGAAATATTTAGGGGAACAAATTCAAATGACAGAATCACGGGTGCAATGCAGGTTTTGAAAAATCTCAATAAGTCGTGGGTTTTGGGACTTATTTCTACACACGATTTTGAACTATGTGCATTAGCAGATGATCCTCATTTACAAATTACAAATTATCATTTTACTGAAAGCTATGTAAACGATAAGATCCTTTTCGATTATAAAATGCGCCCTGGGCGATGTAATACTACAAATGCGAAGTATTTAATGAAAATGGTAGGAATTGATTTGAAATAA
- a CDS encoding transposase: protein MVRIARVKSDSGIYHVMIRGIDKQTILEDEEDHQKFLDILKECKVLSGYKLYGYCLMGNHIHILLKEEEENLEKIFKRIGARYVYYYNSKYKRSGHLFQDRFRSEPVEDDNYLLAVLSYIHNNPVKAGLSQTADQYRWSSYHSYFQVNDFIDAAFILEMIDRETFIGLHQQQDEETILDVKEERFKMTDEEAKIVIEEISGLKNRSDFLTLSTLERNACIRNIKKCGLSIRQIARVTGWSKGIVEKVSKTEPPSLCR, encoded by the coding sequence ATGGTGAGAATTGCTCGAGTGAAAAGTGATAGCGGAATCTATCATGTAATGATCAGAGGGATCGATAAGCAGACCATATTGGAAGATGAAGAAGATCATCAAAAATTTTTAGATATATTAAAAGAATGTAAGGTATTAAGCGGTTATAAACTATATGGATATTGCTTGATGGGAAATCATATACACATATTGTTGAAAGAAGAAGAAGAAAATTTAGAAAAAATCTTCAAGAGAATAGGTGCCAGATATGTGTACTATTACAATTCGAAATATAAAAGAAGTGGACATTTATTTCAAGATCGATTCAGAAGTGAGCCAGTCGAGGATGATAACTATTTACTAGCAGTGTTGAGCTACATTCACAACAATCCGGTTAAAGCTGGCTTAAGTCAAACGGCTGACCAGTACCGATGGAGCAGTTATCATTCATATTTTCAAGTGAATGATTTCATTGATGCAGCGTTCATTTTAGAGATGATAGATCGGGAAACTTTTATTGGTCTGCATCAACAGCAAGATGAGGAGACCATTTTAGACGTAAAAGAAGAACGTTTTAAAATGACGGATGAAGAGGCAAAAATAGTGATCGAAGAAATCAGCGGTTTAAAGAATAGAAGCGATTTTTTAACGCTAAGTACTTTAGAGCGAAATGCATGTATTAGAAACATAAAGAAATGTGGTTTATCTATTCGGCAAATCGCTAGGGTGACTGGCTGGAGTAAGGGAATTGTTGAAAAAGTCAGCAAGACAGAACCACCGTCCCTTTGTCGATGA
- a CDS encoding nitrous oxide-stimulated promoter family protein — MNKIKLEQIAIQKMLRIYCKNKHGQKEGLCEACTALLAEVNKRLPNCRFGDKKPACGSCRINCYRGDKFKEITQIMRYAGPRMLLYHPILTIQHLIDVRFRNKR, encoded by the coding sequence GTGAATAAAATCAAGTTGGAACAAATAGCGATACAGAAAATGCTGCGAATCTATTGTAAAAATAAACATGGACAGAAAGAGGGACTATGTGAAGCATGCACGGCGTTATTGGCAGAAGTAAACAAACGTCTGCCCAATTGTCGTTTTGGTGATAAAAAACCAGCCTGCGGAAGCTGCCGAATCAATTGCTACCGCGGTGATAAATTTAAAGAAATTACGCAAATTATGCGTTATGCAGGTCCACGCATGCTACTATATCATCCGATTTTAACCATACAGCATTTAATCGATGTAAGATTTCGCAACAAACGCTAG
- a CDS encoding hemerythrin domain-containing protein: protein MRNLDMLKKQHSEILELVKKIETLTRQDVKDVAKEIAFHINALSGKLKVHLMSEDKFLYPDLMKNQNEIVRNTAQKFNEEMGGLADTLNTFVQQYNTYSKILQNENSFKSESKTIFRVIMDRMHREDHNLYLLIEK, encoded by the coding sequence ATGCGTAATCTAGATATGTTAAAAAAACAACATAGTGAGATCTTAGAATTGGTTAAAAAGATTGAAACACTTACACGACAGGATGTAAAAGATGTTGCGAAAGAAATCGCTTTCCATATCAATGCATTATCAGGTAAATTAAAAGTGCATTTAATGTCTGAAGATAAATTTTTATACCCCGATTTAATGAAAAACCAAAATGAAATCGTGCGAAATACTGCGCAAAAGTTCAATGAAGAAATGGGTGGCCTTGCGGATACTTTAAATACGTTTGTTCAGCAATACAATACATATTCTAAAATTCTTCAAAATGAAAACAGTTTTAAATCAGAAAGCAAAACGATCTTTCGTGTGATTATGGATAGGATGCACCGTGAAGATCATAACCTATATCTTTTAATTGAAAAATGA
- a CDS encoding cupin domain-containing protein, protein MSTKYLKNIEAEKVVELSNLVEYQQGQVVSRTLVQNAAVSVTLFAFDENEEISSHTSGGDAMLTVLEGAAHITIGGQEYSVDAGKTIVMPAGVPHAVLADGKFKMLLTVVFPKPSI, encoded by the coding sequence ATGAGTACAAAATATTTAAAAAATATCGAGGCAGAAAAGGTAGTGGAGCTTTCTAACTTAGTGGAATATCAGCAAGGGCAGGTTGTAAGCCGTACATTAGTGCAAAATGCAGCAGTGAGTGTGACGTTGTTTGCCTTTGATGAAAATGAGGAAATCAGTTCTCATACTTCTGGGGGAGATGCGATGCTGACTGTTCTAGAAGGAGCCGCTCACATTACAATCGGAGGCCAAGAATATTCTGTAGATGCAGGAAAAACCATTGTAATGCCAGCAGGTGTTCCGCATGCTGTACTGGCGGATGGAAAGTTTAAGATGTTATTAACCGTGGTGTTCCCGAAACCATCTATTTAA
- a CDS encoding DUF438 domain-containing protein: MSAEINNREYRQHVLKELLSQLHDGKDVEEIKAKFIAVFGNVSADEIARAEQAIMDQGVPVTEVQRLCDIHAAAFEGLIAESHHNNFLQIPGHPVHTLKRENEAIAKLAGELQVQINRIPDGDAEKILEEGLIKLAEIDRHYVKKENLFFPYMEQHGITAPPKVMWGKHDEIRDLLKEIKTKIQTDGADSLKGQIKELLDKVIEMIFKEENILVPMLLENFTQDEWKVIADESFDLGHCLIDEVPVWNPTIEKNPQLPIQERTMANGVTLPTGVLKMEELVGMLNNLPVDITFVDKDDTVKYFSQGAERVFPRTKAIIGRKVSNCHPPASVHIVEKLIEDFKAGRKNREDFWIHMGEKYILICYFAVRNETGAYLGVLEVTQNIQPIQMIEGEKRLATD; this comes from the coding sequence ATGAGTGCCGAGATTAATAATAGAGAATATCGTCAACACGTTTTAAAAGAATTACTGTCACAATTGCATGATGGAAAAGATGTTGAAGAAATTAAGGCCAAATTTATTGCTGTATTTGGCAACGTATCCGCTGATGAGATTGCACGGGCAGAGCAAGCTATAATGGATCAAGGTGTGCCTGTTACGGAAGTGCAGCGCCTTTGTGATATCCATGCAGCGGCCTTTGAAGGCTTGATCGCAGAAAGTCATCACAATAATTTTTTGCAGATACCCGGACATCCGGTGCATACGCTTAAACGAGAGAATGAAGCAATTGCAAAACTCGCGGGGGAATTGCAAGTACAAATCAATCGAATACCAGATGGAGATGCAGAAAAAATTTTAGAAGAAGGTTTGATCAAATTAGCGGAAATTGATCGTCACTATGTTAAAAAGGAAAATTTATTTTTCCCTTATATGGAACAGCATGGTATAACGGCACCGCCTAAAGTTATGTGGGGGAAACATGACGAAATCCGTGATCTGTTAAAGGAAATCAAGACGAAGATTCAAACGGACGGTGCAGATTCATTGAAAGGGCAGATCAAGGAACTTTTAGACAAAGTAATTGAAATGATCTTTAAAGAAGAAAATATACTTGTTCCGATGCTGTTGGAGAATTTTACGCAGGATGAATGGAAAGTCATTGCAGATGAGAGTTTTGATTTGGGACATTGTTTAATTGACGAAGTGCCCGTATGGAATCCAACCATAGAAAAGAATCCACAGTTACCGATACAAGAACGAACTATGGCAAATGGGGTTACATTACCGACAGGCGTACTTAAAATGGAAGAGCTTGTAGGTATGTTAAATAATTTGCCCGTTGATATTACCTTTGTGGATAAAGACGATACGGTTAAATATTTTTCACAAGGTGCAGAGCGTGTTTTCCCTAGAACAAAAGCGATTATTGGTCGTAAAGTATCTAATTGCCATCCTCCGGCGAGTGTTCATATCGTAGAAAAGCTAATAGAAGATTTTAAAGCGGGACGGAAAAATAGAGAGGATTTTTGGATACATATGGGGGAAAAATATATTTTAATCTGTTATTTTGCTGTAAGAAATGAAACCGGTGCGTATTTGGGCGTTTTAGAAGTAACACAAAATATCCAACCGATTCAGATGATCGAGGGTGAAAAACGATTGGCAACAGATTGA
- a CDS encoding DUF1858 domain-containing protein: MEKKVLDLKQTVYTLCSANPEIISILEKIGFSEIAKPGMLSTVGRFMTIPKGAAMKGIQMEDVRQAFLAHGYMVKEGDK, translated from the coding sequence ATGGAGAAGAAAGTGCTTGATTTGAAACAAACTGTTTATACGTTATGCAGCGCAAACCCGGAAATTATTTCGATCTTAGAAAAGATTGGTTTTTCAGAGATCGCCAAACCTGGAATGCTGTCAACTGTGGGGAGATTTATGACGATTCCGAAAGGAGCTGCAATGAAAGGCATACAGATGGAAGATGTGAGACAAGCTTTTCTTGCGCATGGATATATGGTAAAGGAGGGAGACAAATGA
- a CDS encoding LysR family transcriptional regulator produces MFRGKEYIYEVYKEQSFSKAAQNLYISQPALSASIKKIEKRLGFAIFDRSSNPVHLTDAGTEYVKSIEKIMDIENRFENYLSHLNQLKTGRLSLGASNVFASFILPEIITKFTDKYPLVKVNLIEANSNQLEEELFSGTLDFIFDNNPRNELIYEEHFFYRECLILTVPQKFSSNRLAREYQLSIHDIRKGVHLKPEIKPVPLTLFAQEPCIFLRTGNDTRIRADKIFQECGITPKVALELDQLATAYNVASSGMGITIISDVLAQKTNYANMLYYKIGSTYAFRDVFFYNKLNKYITKAMEEFIKIAKVL; encoded by the coding sequence ATGTTTAGAGGGAAAGAATATATTTATGAAGTATATAAGGAACAAAGTTTTTCTAAAGCCGCACAAAATCTCTATATTAGTCAGCCTGCGTTAAGTGCTTCTATTAAAAAAATCGAAAAGCGGCTTGGTTTTGCTATTTTTGATAGGAGCAGTAATCCTGTGCATTTAACGGATGCCGGTACTGAATATGTAAAATCTATAGAAAAAATTATGGATATAGAAAATCGATTTGAAAATTATCTTAGTCATTTAAATCAATTAAAGACTGGACGGCTTTCACTGGGAGCAAGTAATGTATTTGCTTCTTTTATCTTGCCTGAAATCATCACGAAATTTACAGACAAATATCCTCTAGTTAAAGTAAATTTAATAGAGGCAAATAGTAATCAGTTGGAAGAAGAGTTATTTTCGGGTACATTGGATTTTATATTTGATAATAATCCTCGCAATGAACTCATCTATGAAGAGCATTTTTTTTATCGGGAATGTTTAATTTTGACTGTACCGCAAAAATTTTCTTCGAATCGACTTGCGCGTGAATATCAACTATCAATTCATGATATTCGGAAAGGTGTACATTTAAAACCAGAAATAAAACCTGTACCACTAACTTTATTTGCACAAGAACCCTGTATTTTTTTAAGAACAGGGAATGATACACGAATTCGTGCGGATAAAATTTTTCAAGAATGCGGGATAACACCTAAAGTTGCATTAGAGCTCGATCAACTGGCGACTGCTTATAATGTAGCTAGCTCCGGCATGGGAATTACAATTATCAGCGATGTTCTAGCGCAAAAAACAAACTACGCAAATATGCTGTACTATAAAATTGGCAGCACGTATGCGTTTCGCGATGTTTTTTTCTACAATAAATTGAATAAATACATTACCAAAGCTATGGAGGAGTTTATTAAAATAGCTAAAGTGTTGTAG
- the gltS gene encoding sodium/glutamate symporter, which produces MESSIVNGLLIYKLNMIQSVALAIVMYFLGALIRRKIPILTRLSIPAPVIGGLIFAGLSTFLRTQGIVGFDLDTSMQTALMIMFFCTVGMGASVTLIKKGGMPLIIFFVLAIILALLQNALGIALAKATGIDPLFGIISGAVTLMGGLGTGGAFGPLFEEWGVTGATTAAIACATFGMVAGSLMGGPLGESLIKKYKISTPAQTGVTDLATDHVHIEGEEVRTNGDGLLKTLGFVLVAMGLGSILSFYLTKAGITLPSYIGAMLVAAAFRNFGDISKTYQINVGALEIISDISLAVYLTMAINGLKLWELIHLAIPLLIILIGQIILMALFCWFVVFFIMGRNYFAAQVSVGMVGFGLGATPNALVNMASLGEKYGSAPRAIMIVSLVGAFLIDFANALIITGMASMFR; this is translated from the coding sequence ATGGAATCTAGTATCGTAAACGGTCTTTTAATTTACAAACTTAACATGATTCAATCTGTTGCCTTAGCTATCGTTATGTACTTTCTTGGGGCATTGATTCGCCGCAAAATTCCAATATTAACGCGTCTTAGTATTCCAGCACCCGTCATAGGTGGTCTAATTTTTGCTGGTTTATCCACTTTTCTTCGCACACAGGGAATTGTAGGATTTGATTTAGACACTTCGATGCAAACTGCTCTTATGATTATGTTTTTCTGTACAGTCGGTATGGGTGCAAGTGTCACGCTCATAAAAAAAGGCGGAATGCCATTAATTATTTTCTTTGTATTAGCAATCATACTGGCACTCCTCCAAAATGCGCTTGGTATAGCGCTCGCTAAAGCAACTGGCATAGATCCACTCTTCGGTATCATCAGTGGTGCTGTAACGTTGATGGGTGGTCTCGGAACCGGCGGTGCTTTTGGTCCTCTTTTTGAAGAGTGGGGCGTGACTGGTGCTACCACCGCTGCAATCGCATGCGCAACCTTTGGTATGGTCGCAGGTAGTCTGATGGGTGGTCCATTAGGAGAATCGTTAATCAAAAAATATAAGATCTCTACACCTGCACAAACGGGTGTCACAGATTTAGCAACCGATCATGTGCATATAGAGGGCGAAGAAGTCAGAACCAATGGAGATGGTTTATTAAAAACATTGGGATTCGTACTCGTTGCAATGGGTCTAGGCTCCATCTTAAGTTTCTATTTAACGAAAGCAGGTATTACACTGCCAAGTTATATTGGTGCCATGCTCGTCGCAGCTGCATTCCGAAATTTCGGTGATATCTCAAAGACTTATCAAATCAATGTCGGCGCTCTTGAAATCATTTCAGATATTTCATTGGCTGTATATTTGACAATGGCAATTAACGGGCTTAAATTATGGGAACTCATTCATCTGGCAATTCCTTTGCTCATTATCTTAATTGGTCAAATTATTTTAATGGCGTTATTCTGCTGGTTCGTTGTTTTCTTCATCATGGGACGCAACTACTTCGCTGCACAAGTATCTGTAGGGATGGTTGGCTTCGGGTTAGGTGCTACACCAAATGCCTTAGTAAATATGGCATCTTTAGGAGAAAAATACGGGTCCGCACCTAGAGCAATCATGATTGTCTCCTTGGTAGGTGCCTTTCTGATTGACTTTGCCAACGCATTAATTATTACCGGCATGGCATCCATGTTCCGGTAA
- a CDS encoding M48 family metallopeptidase: MESLINSKEKFYFILSLVISIVLYLLMVVSIVGIIYLLIGIMISFIVHGLFIGNLRGNGIKISETQFPEVYHLSKEIANKMGMDAAPDIYIIQSNGMLNAFATKFLGRSFVVLYSDIFELAYKQGEAELAFIICHEFAHLKRKHVSRRTILLPSMVIPFLSQSYSRACEYTCDSFAAHYQPNGAENGLLILAVGKQLYQKVNIQEYINQRQKNSGFWVRLSELLSTHPDLPKRIQNIQRHIKGKMTLESNSVDSNTSSSASSLSS, translated from the coding sequence ATGGAGTCTTTAATAAATTCAAAGGAGAAATTTTACTTTATATTATCGTTGGTGATTAGTATTGTACTATATCTTTTGATGGTAGTTTCTATTGTTGGAATCATATATTTATTGATTGGTATTATGATAAGTTTTATTGTACATGGATTATTTATTGGAAATTTAAGAGGGAATGGGATTAAAATATCAGAAACGCAATTTCCGGAAGTTTATCATCTGTCCAAAGAAATTGCAAATAAAATGGGGATGGATGCAGCACCGGATATTTATATTATTCAATCCAATGGTATGTTGAATGCCTTTGCAACGAAGTTTTTAGGTAGATCGTTTGTAGTTTTATATTCAGATATTTTCGAACTGGCTTACAAACAAGGTGAAGCGGAACTCGCTTTTATCATTTGTCATGAGTTTGCGCATCTCAAAAGAAAACATGTAAGCCGGCGAACGATTCTATTACCGTCGATGGTTATTCCGTTCTTATCACAATCTTATTCCAGAGCTTGTGAGTATACTTGCGATAGTTTTGCGGCGCATTACCAGCCAAATGGTGCGGAAAATGGTTTGCTTATTTTGGCAGTTGGCAAGCAATTGTATCAAAAAGTTAACATTCAAGAATACATAAATCAAAGACAAAAAAATAGCGGTTTTTGGGTGAGACTTTCTGAGTTATTGTCTACGCATCCTGATTTGCCAAAACGAATCCAGAATATTCAAAGGCATATTAAAGGGAAAATGACACTAGAGTCTAATTCTGTAGACTCAAATACATCTTCATCTGCCTCGTCTCTAAGTTCATGA
- a CDS encoding AMP-binding protein has product MHYFTLLETMARKHKDKLFLCVNQQNYSYEMIYSAARRLGENIAARHAVILIYSDCLLFQLVAFFAVLKSGNVPIISHYDLPQTALKKLVLKNQIRYILSDQGLALDFIVDTQNVQDAFLSTTSIDKEMQVAPEICIGVLSSGSTDVPKVLFRTYESWADFFPVQNRIFQLNAATVLFLHGSFSFTGNLNAVLSVLYEGGLVLVTNVFQCKTWLKTIQEYQVTAIYLVPAKLRTFQKCIHEPIKSVTMIFTGSQLLFSKVAKSLKEIFVHANIILYYGASELNYITYIEYEALLNNPLSVGKPFPGVTVSIQDGCIYVDTPYHIWGIEMPYTVEDKGYFSEDQQLIFLGRQTQMINKGGFKISCVKVEEEIKKIPGIHNVAVIAYDDAKKGSEMAAFVVSDADLDKDYIRSEIKANLMKLEIPKKFIFLDAIPLNDSGKFDLQKLKSFVEK; this is encoded by the coding sequence ATGCATTATTTTACCTTATTAGAAACCATGGCGCGTAAACATAAAGATAAACTATTTCTGTGTGTGAATCAGCAAAACTATTCTTATGAAATGATATATTCTGCAGCGCGGCGTTTAGGCGAGAACATTGCGGCAAGGCATGCCGTTATTCTGATTTACTCAGATTGTCTGTTATTTCAGCTTGTTGCTTTCTTTGCGGTTCTAAAATCGGGGAATGTACCGATTATTTCACACTATGATTTGCCGCAGACTGCGTTAAAAAAACTTGTCCTGAAAAATCAGATCCGCTATATATTGTCTGACCAAGGACTCGCATTGGACTTCATTGTTGATACGCAAAACGTGCAGGATGCTTTTTTATCGACGACTTCAATTGATAAAGAAATGCAGGTGGCACCTGAAATTTGCATCGGTGTACTAAGTTCGGGATCAACGGATGTTCCTAAAGTGCTATTTCGTACCTATGAAAGTTGGGCGGATTTTTTCCCTGTGCAGAATCGAATTTTCCAATTGAATGCTGCAACTGTTCTATTTCTGCATGGCAGTTTTAGCTTTACGGGAAATCTCAATGCGGTACTTTCCGTTTTATATGAGGGCGGCTTGGTACTTGTAACGAATGTATTTCAGTGTAAAACGTGGCTGAAGACGATACAAGAATATCAGGTAACAGCGATTTATCTTGTGCCGGCAAAATTGAGGACCTTTCAGAAGTGCATTCATGAGCCGATCAAAAGTGTGACTATGATTTTTACAGGTTCACAGCTATTGTTTTCCAAGGTTGCAAAGTCGTTGAAAGAGATCTTTGTCCATGCGAATATCATTTTGTATTATGGAGCCAGTGAACTCAATTATATTACTTATATAGAATATGAAGCGTTATTAAACAATCCCTTGAGTGTTGGTAAACCTTTTCCCGGTGTCACTGTATCCATTCAGGATGGCTGCATTTACGTCGATACACCCTATCATATCTGGGGAATTGAGATGCCATACACAGTTGAGGACAAAGGTTATTTTTCTGAAGATCAGCAGTTGATTTTTTTAGGAAGACAGACGCAGATGATTAATAAGGGCGGTTTTAAGATAAGCTGCGTTAAGGTAGAAGAAGAAATCAAGAAAATACCGGGTATCCATAATGTTGCGGTGATCGCCTATGATGATGCCAAAAAGGGCAGCGAAATGGCGGCATTTGTTGTTTCTGATGCCGATCTAGATAAGGACTACATTCGTTCCGAGATAAAAGCAAATCTTATGAAATTGGAAATTCCTAAGAAATTTATTTTCTTGGATGCAATACCGCTTAATGATTCAGGGAAATTTGATCTGCAAAAATTAAAATCATTCGTAGAAAAGTAA
- a CDS encoding thiolase family protein: MENVYILGGLRSHIGLKNGMFKHVLPEDLGASLVKVLIEKYQLEKIDQIICGNAVGTGGNITRLMALKAGISEEVPAFTIDMQCSSAGMSIDVAFAKIRSGQCDVVIAGGFESSSLQPCRIYAKDDARYVAENPGYMVAQFSPEENNELVMLHGAERVAQREKMTKAELDFWTLESHRRANAARENARLSDVIVPLYGSCKDEGIRPRMQQKLLDRLPALLGAGSLTTAGNSCLTNDGAAFVILCSETFLHQNARQPMAQIVQSCAIGTNPFYSPAGAMRAVDKLLELAGLTYADIANVELNEAFAVIDVLFARKYPKLVDCYNIFGGALAYGHPYGASGAIIALHLLKALAYTQGLYGVAAIAGAGGVGSAILLKRVKA; the protein is encoded by the coding sequence ATGGAAAATGTTTATATTTTGGGCGGACTCCGCAGTCATATTGGTTTAAAAAATGGCATGTTTAAGCATGTGCTGCCGGAAGATTTAGGCGCATCTTTAGTAAAAGTGCTGATAGAAAAATATCAGTTAGAAAAGATAGATCAAATTATTTGCGGCAATGCTGTTGGGACAGGTGGAAACATCACTCGCTTAATGGCATTGAAAGCAGGCATCAGCGAAGAAGTTCCTGCATTTACGATTGATATGCAATGTTCTTCGGCTGGAATGAGCATAGATGTTGCTTTTGCAAAAATTCGCAGCGGGCAATGTGATGTAGTAATTGCGGGCGGTTTTGAGAGCAGCTCGTTGCAGCCATGCAGAATCTATGCAAAAGATGACGCCCGGTATGTTGCCGAAAATCCCGGCTATATGGTGGCACAATTCTCGCCTGAAGAAAATAACGAACTTGTTATGCTGCATGGTGCGGAGCGCGTGGCACAAAGAGAAAAGATGACGAAAGCGGAATTGGATTTTTGGACTTTGGAAAGTCATCGACGTGCAAATGCAGCGCGGGAAAATGCTAGACTCAGCGACGTCATTGTTCCTTTGTATGGCAGTTGTAAAGATGAAGGAATCCGGCCACGGATGCAGCAAAAATTGCTGGATCGCCTGCCGGCGCTCTTAGGGGCAGGATCACTGACTACAGCAGGAAATTCTTGTTTGACCAATGATGGTGCGGCGTTTGTAATACTTTGTTCCGAGACGTTTTTACACCAGAATGCAAGACAGCCGATGGCCCAAATCGTCCAAAGTTGTGCCATCGGAACGAATCCATTCTATAGTCCGGCAGGCGCAATGCGCGCGGTGGATAAATTGTTGGAGCTTGCTGGATTGACCTATGCTGATATTGCAAATGTTGAGCTCAATGAAGCCTTTGCTGTGATTGATGTTTTGTTTGCACGTAAATATCCGAAGCTTGTTGATTGTTATAATATATTTGGTGGTGCGTTGGCATATGGACATCCGTATGGTGCATCCGGTGCAATTATTGCTTTGCACTTATTAAAAGCGCTCGCGTATACACAGGGACTTTATGGTGTAGCGGCAATTGCAGGCGCAGGTGGGGTAGGTTCGGCAATTTTATTGAAAAGGGTGAAAGCGTAA